ACGATGCGCTCAGAATCGCCGTCACAAACTGGAAGCTTATTGTGATAGCAGGTTTCTAATTGTTGAATTACCTCTTCAATTGGTCGTGAGAGGTCAAGAACTTCAATTTTCGATCGGGGGGTCATCACATCGTCAACCGTAATATTTTCTAGGTTGAATAAATTGAGCAAGATATTGCGATGATGGTTTGAAACAAAGCGATTGGACTCTAAAACTAAGCTGCGAAGCTCCTCTTTACTCATGGTTCTGCTATCAGAGGAGGATTGCAGCCCAGAGACCTTCATCAGGCCGGATACAAAGCTATTGATAAACCAGAGCAGTGGCTTTAGGAAAAAAGTCAGCGGCAGAATAAACCAGCCCACTCGAGATGCAATTTTTTCTGGAAAAGCTGCCCCGATGACTTTCGGGGTGATTTCACTAAAAATAATGATGAGCAAAGCAACGACTAAAGTTGCAATAGATAGTACGAGGCCACTATCTCCGAAGATATGTAAAGCAATTCCCGTCACCAAAATGGGCAGGATGGTATTAATGAGATTGTTGGAAATTAAAAGCACCGACAAAAGCGAATCAATGCGTTTAAGGAGTCGCTCTGCTAAGGCTGCCCCCGCATTACCACTCGTTGCCATGGCGCGTAGGCGATGGCGATTAGCGGAAAGCATACTGGTTTCTGCCATTGAGAAAAAGCCAGAAAGTGCGAGTAAAAATAGGACCAGAGCAACTTGGCCATAAAAGGGCCAATCGTCAAAAAAA
Above is a genomic segment from Polynucleobacter sp. MG-5-Ahmo-C2 containing:
- a CDS encoding HlyC/CorC family transporter — encoded protein: MDTFFDDWPFYGQVALVLFLLALSGFFSMAETSMLSANRHRLRAMATSGNAGAALAERLLKRIDSLLSVLLISNNLINTILPILVTGIALHIFGDSGLVLSIATLVVALLIIIFSEITPKVIGAAFPEKIASRVGWFILPLTFFLKPLLWFINSFVSGLMKVSGLQSSSDSRTMSKEELRSLVLESNRFVSNHHRNILLNLFNLENITVDDVMTPRSKIEVLDLSRPIEEVIQQLETCYHNKLPVCDGDSERIVGILSVKKTLSLLGDTDLKHEDFQSLLNEPYFIPSGTPVLQQMQFFQDNQQRLSLVVNEYGEVLGLVTFEDIVEELIGEFTTSFSNLSTDPHWLADGTYLASGTASLRDLNRLLNLNLPLDGPRTLNGLILEKLEAIPDHDVSLKIAGIVMEIVQFDEQGVKTVKLYQPALTQEQD